Proteins encoded by one window of Epinephelus moara isolate mb chromosome 18, YSFRI_EMoa_1.0, whole genome shotgun sequence:
- the LOC126405901 gene encoding retinoic acid-induced protein 1 isoform X1: MQSFRERSGGYHSNQPCYQQEPHELSRLETYRQHPHHPHPQHPHPGPGPHPGPGPGHTRSGYEAHSLANPTSMPPAGGPGTGGPKDCYSQQAYPGYPGNGGGNGSGNGGSASSQAKKSYRGSKVPPPNPGQHLQGPGGYSNHMGPGSYSAQYMSEGHLQQKWEDSAQLAQYDQEMVGRMETGSTPAPGSSQYMDQNMLGHSQTQCHQPSTPAYNSPHHQAHPPNPAPSPLMYPQSHLHYPQHSPSPSPYMEKCSPMPHCYKGYNIPPNSQYGRQMSSHSNLKQGGYRSTQNSYGYQQPPSRGYEQQPPLQAMTNPQEPHPKYQHYSQPQQNYCLSELSVRSPEQYYQTCSPSSSHSPARSVGRSPSYSSTPSPLMTNPESFQYGQPPMTPGAASSSSSSSAGMQEQASTNTMLMPPRSHPSPNVSHAAPHSYTTTPQVPTMKERFSEKLLSNPSLWSLNALTSQVENISNNVQQLLLSEALVANKKGGKRSSGGSNSSAGSGASTKKGEEYKSPPYPDGGGGSVGGGPMQDPYSTPQHQPMPMELHEGGYSSSSDEQLERGYYYCGQGRSPAQAPNNTQLSLDTASSCSMTSPDDMSTRSGDSGLHNLTPDPTRCQSGQGGDGMSTPVKSIGDERSPTSITIPSPMKQERDSPSDIQHINEPVKENFEESAWTEKSAEKEEVPTDKTPDLERDSDTTKSTENLEKWSDEEKCPALYSKVNKEVTEKSYCYKEAVYQEVQSKYDPDARDSVEQSPAALSDSSHKEHFGQEMKSEAFKSESPTASESSVKTLPFISRGDLEQDQYSTEKEDSSENTSPPPQVETLDESNSDKRESRDEEDEEEGEEEGDGQEEADEEVEKEIQKQQQQQQHALSPPLSAEVQEELEEGENVTSTEEHMNNRDGPEKPPGDLCSRTESQSTELHTDNEPAGAPAHPNAAAATAAADASARESAIGDTAPQPQSAMPVFSALNDKTTPPAQSRDHIDHSDAKVLEPDSPQLPGKSILPSAPSWADTPPSPKKGDEDMEPGISCASAVTPLAKPEPVAPSAQPRAFGRKYARGRRRIMHSGVGIRRQLSLEREGEKEEEGAPSPTQKPCMPPSKTVLFSDQMELAHQESIVSQTPKMLTDGFRSRMCTRSFNAPDLPPKVEPHVKRKPGPKPGSKPGLKPGPKPGPKPGPKPGAKPGPKPGPKPGLKPGPKPGPKPGSKPGPKPGPKPVPNEPELPPKVETPVKRKPGPKPGSKPGPKPGPKPGSKPGPKPGPKPALKPGPKPGPKPGPKPADVPPPEDTAPIKASVGRPKGSVSKAKLVQQEETIQPLTGLQSRSRKSPKATISQVNQDVKPANQEEKQPNQEVKVPEKESKNMVLRSRKPSQEKLSKEKEKVTVEDILPEALTEIKASDDPPKEEEPVTVEQTPTPIPNAVKNTDVPADPPAPPAPPVPTEQSEEKTSLPLKRKPSPEISTTPVKKKRGPKPKPKALPPQPPQLKQVVSTPKEKAVRGPKRKRGAPKKAPVVTPPPKDTPPNISETDVTSDVPVVPPQCPTKTKVLPPRKGRGQKYEAMVQKITSPSSKKHLPVPQIDSNLTDDVTAKALPQHVLKEGEPSLLINSTEMAEGEVKSVESRQDGEKQQEGAVRKKEMTQEREKNEVSQEASAPEETRQGMEEEVVNKEETRQANIKPGTQQDVGADKVWSPTEAPVEAPGEGTQQASDGVSSAATKSARTKRKRWAMVESTDASVVALEAGSLIVTTPRLAKQRAIKNNHEMHLKQRRKKRKGQAPLEETETVEETNIETAEQQEKRAEEKVTPTESTVPLPISPDEITEAPQVTSTELIQKPRRGRKPSANPTKRKRGKASSEQIPGKPMKVHKKPGPKPGMKDAMEVIEAVVRAAGCERAEQEEREKEEIERREKEKQEKPETCIVGPVVTVSEKQTEIISVKRIRRKPVHQNSKLSFCPYVRINNSRDFSSWCAIVNKPEDAVIFQRRRKKGILRMRNPFTVAKVVPHTVAMLQGPLVNRVLTDRCLACCLCGKPANYRDLGDLCGPYYTEDGVPRKILTVPQTESLREESQKTNDNKSSSSEEPSNSSKNEGEGSTEKEGNTEASTQEGSSSRHHHCRYRRAERTERIGQEGGPRRLTLRERFKRMKQLQAISSGASSDQEGGDSMFQRLQWEAEAKEHWAHENCAIWTKGVIMVAGRLYGLREAANNSAQTNCYKCQIVGASLSCCWRGCSHKYHYVCAKEIGCTFHEDDFSIKCPKHEDL; this comes from the exons ATGCAGTCCTTCCGTGAGCGCAGCGGTGGTTACCACAGCAACCAACCCTGCTACCAGCAGGAGCCCCATGAATTATCCCGCCTGGAGACCTACCGACAACACCCGCATCATCCCCATCCCCAGCACCCGCACCCAGGCCCCGGCCCACATCCAGGCCCAGGCCCAGGGCACACCAGGTCAGGCTATGAGGCTCATTCACTGGCGAACCCCACAAGCAtgcctcctgctggaggacCAGGAACTGGAGGACCCAAGGACTGTTACAGCCAGCAAGCCTATCCTGGTTACCCAGGCAATGGTGGAGGGAATGGGAGTGGAAATGGGGGCTCGGCATCCTCGCAGGCAAAGAAATCCTACAGAGGAAGCAAAGTGCCCCCACCAAACCCTGGTCAGCACCTACAGGGTCCTGGGGGCTATAGTAACCACATGGGCCCTGGCAGTTACTCAGCCCAGTATATGAGCGAGGGCCACCTCCAGCAGAAATGGGAGGACTCAGCCCAGTTAGCACAGTATGACCAGGAGATGGTGGGGCGTATGGAGACTGGAAGTACCCCTGCACCTGGCTCCTCCCAGTACATGGACCAGAACATGCTGGGCCACTCCCAGACCCAGTGCCACCAGCCCTCAACCCCTGCCTATAACAGCCCCCACCACCAAGCCCATCCTCCCAACcctgccccctcccctctcatGTACCCCCAGAGTCACCTGCACTACCCCCAGCACTCACCCTCTCCTTCACCATACATGGAAAAGTGCAGCCCTATGCCCCACTGTTATAAAGGTTACAACATACCCCCCAATTCCCAGTATGGCAGACAAATGAGCAGCCACAGCAATCTGAAGCAGGGAGGTTACAGGTCAACCCAGAACAGTTACGGCTACCAGCAGCCTCCCTCCAGAGGTTACGAGCAGCAGCCGCCTTTACAGGCCATGACCAACCCCCAGGAGCCCCACCCTAAATATCAACACTACAGCCAACCCCAACAAAATTACTGTCTCTCAGAGCTGTCCGTCAGATCACCAGAACAGTATTATCAGACTTGTAGCCCCTCCTCAAGCCATTCCCCTGCACGCTCTGTAGGACGCTCCCCCTCATACAGCTCCACCCCGTCACCACTAATGACTAATCCAGAGTCATTCCAGTATGGTCAACCACCCATGACCCCTGgggcagcctcctcctcttcatcctcttcagCTGGTATGCAGGAGCAAGCCAGTACCAACACAATGTTGATGCCCCCACGCTCACACCCCTCACCCAATGTGTCCCATGCTGCACCACACAGCTACACTACCACACCACAGGTCCCCACCATGAAAGAGCGTTTCTCAGAGAAGCTGTTGTCAAACCCCAGCTTGTGGAGCCTGAATGCCCTCACCTCTCAGGTAGAGAACATCTCTAATAAtgtccagcagctgctgctgtcagaggcCCTGGTGGCCAACAAGAAAGGCGGTAAGCGCAGCAGTGGAGGGAGCAACAGTAGTGCAGGTAGTGGAGCATCGACCAAAAAGGGTGAGGAGTACAAAAGTCCTCCATATccagatggtggtggtggtagtgttGGTGGAGGCCCCATGCAAGATCCTTACTCTACACCACAGCACCAGCCAATGCCCATGGAACTCCACGAAGGAGGCTACTCCAGCAGTAGTGATGAACAACTAGAAAGGGGATACTACTACTGTGGCCAGGGCAGAAGTCCAGCACAGGCCCCCAATAACACACAACTCAGCCTGGACACAGCCTCCTCATGCTCCATGACATCTCCAGATGATATGTCCACAAGATCTGGGGACTCAGGTCTGCACAACCTTACCCCTGACCCTACTAGATGTCAGTCAGGGCAGGGAGGAGATGGCATGAGTACTCCAGTGAAGAGCATTGGTGATGAGAGGTCTCCTACAAGCATTACAATCCCTAGTCCTATGAAACAAGAAAGGGACTCCCCTTCAGATATACAACATATAAATGAACCTGTGAAAGAGAACTTTGAAGAATCAGCCTGGACAGAGAAATCAGCTGAGAAAGAAGAGGTGCCCACAGATAAAACTCCTGACCTTGAGAGAGATTCAGACACAACTAAATCTACAGAAAATCTGGAGAAATGGTCAGATGAAGAGAAATGCCCAGCTCTCTATAGCAAAGTAAACAAAGAGGTGACAGAAAAAAGCTATTGCTATAAGGAGGCAGTGTACCAAGAGGTCCAGAGCAAGTATGATCCCGATGCAAGAGACTCAGTTGAACAGTCCCCCGCAGCTCTCTCTGACTCTAGCCACAAGGAACACTTTGGCCAAGAGATGAAATCAGAGGCATTTAAATCTGAGTCTCCAACTGCATCTGAGAGCTCAGTGAAAACATTGCCTTTCATTTCTAGGGGTGACCTTGAACAGGATCAATATTCAACAGAGAAGGAGGACAGCTCAGAGAACACCTCTCCACCCCCCCAAGTTGAGACTTTGGACGAGAGCAACTCAGacaagagagagagcagagacgaggaggacgaagaggagggggaggaggagggggacgGACAGGAGGAGGCAGATGAAGAGGTAGAGaaagaaatacagaaacaacaacaacaacaacaacatgctcTTTCCCCTCCTCTGTCTGCAGAGGTTCAGGAGGAactggaggagggggagaacGTGACATCGACTGAGGAGCACATGAATAACAGAGATGGGCCAGAGAAGCCTCCAGGAGATCTCTGCAGCAGGACAGAGAGTCAGAGTACTGAGCTACATACTGACAACGAGCCTGCAGGGGCGCCTGCTCATccaaatgcagcagcagcaacagcagcagcagatgcttCCGCAAGGGAGTCAGCCATCGGTGACACTGCTCCTCAGCCTCAGTCTGCTATGCCAGTGTTCTCAGCTCTCAATGACAAGACAACACCTCCAGCTCAGTCCAGGGATCATATTGATCACAGTGATGCTAAAGTGCTGGAGCCAGACTCTCCTCAGTTGCCAGGGAAGTCGATACTTCCCTCAGCCCCCTCCTGGGCAGACACTCCACCGTCCCCCAAAAAAGGCGATGAGGACATGGAGCCGGGCATCAGCTGTGCCAGTGCTGTGACCCCCTTGGCCAAGCCAGAACCTGTGGCCCCATCTGCTCAGCCAAGGGCATTTGGGCGTAAGTATGCCAGGGGCAGAAGAAGAATCATGCATTCAGGTGTGGGAATCAGGCGACAGCTAAGcttggagagagagggggaaaaggaagaggaaggagcCCCCTCGCCTACACAGAAACCCTGCATGCCTCCGAGCAAAACTGTGCTATTCTCGGATCAAATGGAACTAGCTCATCAGGAATCCATTGTGAGCCAGACTCCCAAAATGCTAACTGATGGTTTTCGTTCGAGAATGTGCACTCGCTCATTTAATGCACCAGACTTGCCACCCAAAGTTGAGCCTCATGTGAAGAGAAAACCAGGCCCAAAACCAGGTTCAAAGCCTGGTCTCAAACCAGGGCCAAAACCTGGACCAAAACCAGGCCCAAAACCTGGAGCAAAGCCAGGTCCAAAACCAGGACCTAAACCTGGCCTAAAGCCTGGACCAAAGCCCGGGCCAAAACCTGGATCTAAACCAGGACCAAAACCAGGACCAAAACCTGTGCCAAATGAACCAGAGCTGCCACCGAAAGTTGAGACTCCCGTAAAACGAAAACCAGGACCCAAACCAGGCTCAAAGCCTGGGCCAAAACCTGGGCCAAAACCTGGATCAAAACCTGGTCCAAAACCTGGTCCAAAACCAGCTCTTAAACCAGGTCCAAAACCAGGACCTAAACCTGGACCTAAGCCTGCAGATGTTCCGCCCCCTGAAGACACTGCACCCATTAAGGCCTCAGTGGGTCGCCCCAAAGGCTCAGTTTCTAAAGCAAAGCTGGTACAACAAGAAGAAACCATTCAACCTCTGACAGGACTGCAAAGCAGGAGCAGGAAGAGCCCAAAGGCTACAATATCACAAGTAAACCAGGATGTAAAACCAGCAaaccaggaagaaaaacaaccaaaccaAGAGGTTAAGGTACCAGAGAAAGAGAGTAAGAACATGGTGCTGAGATCCAGAAAGCCCTCACAAGAAAAGctatcaaaagaaaaagaaaaagtcacagtgGAAGATATTCTGCCTGAAGCACTAACAGAAATTAAAGCCAGTGATGATCCTCCAAAAGAAGAGGAGCCTGTTACTGTGGAACAAACACCAACTCCCATTCCTAATGCTGTCAAAAACACAGATGTCCCAGCAGACCCACCCGCACCACCAGCCCCACCAGTCCCAACTGAACAATCTGAGGAAAAGACATCACTTCCATTAAAACGGAAACCTAGCCCAGAGATTTCTACAACACCAGTAAAGAAAAAGAGGGGTCCAAAACCCAAACCAAAAGCCTTACCACCTCAACCACCTCAGCTGAAACAGGTTGTCTCTACACCTAAAGAGAAAGCTGTCCGGGGCCCCAAAAGAAAGCGAGGGGCACCAAAGAAAGCCCCTGTGGTCACTCCCCCACCCAAAGACACTCCTCCTAACATCAGTGAAACTGACGTCACTAGTGATGTGCCCGTGGTGCCTCCTCAATGTCCCACTAAAACAAAAGTCCTCCCACCACGCAAAGGCAGAGGACAGAAATATGAGGCCATGGTGCAGAAAATTACATCTCCTAGCTCAAAGAAACACCTCCCAGTCCCCCAGATAGACAGCAATCTAACTGATGATGTGACAGCCAAGGCTTTGCCTCAACATGTCCTAAAGGAAGGTGAGCCATCTCTGCTCATAAATAGTACTGAGATGGCGGAGGGAGAAGTGAAAAGCGTAGAGTCTAGACAGGACGGAGAGAAACAACAAGAAGGAGCCGTGAGAAAAAAGGAGATGACccaggagagagaaaagaatgaGGTGAGTCAAGAGGCATCAGCGCCAGAGGAGACGAGACAAGGGATGGAAGAAGAGGTTGTAAATAAGGAGGAGACAAGACAAGCAAACATTAAACCAGGGACACAACAGGATGTTGGAGCTGACAAGGTTTGGAGCCCAACAGAGGCCCCAGTAGAAGCTCCGGGAGAGGGGACACAACAGGCCTCAGACGGTGTATCCTCTGCTGCCACTAAGTCTGCCAGAACTAAAAGGAAGAGGTGGGCCATGGTGGAGAGCACAGATGCCTCAGTAGTAGCCTTGGAAGCAGGGAGCCTAATAGTTACAACACCAAGGCTAGCCAAGCAGAGGGCCATTAAAAACAACCACGAGATGCACCtaaaacagaggagaaagaagagaaaaggcCAAGCCCCTCTAGAAGAAACAGAGACAGTTGAGGAGACAAATATTGAAACAGCAGAACAACAAGAGAAGAGGGCAGAAGAGAAGGTAACCCCCACAGAGTCCACAGTACCCCTGCCAATCAGCCCAGATGAGATCACAGAGGCCCCCCAGGTTACCAGCACAGAACTCATTCAGAAACCTCGGAGAGGCCGAAAACCCTCTGCAAATCCAACTAAGAGGAAACGAGGCAAAGCCTCATCAGAGCAGATTCCTGGCAAGCCGATGAAGGTCCACAAAAAACCTGGGCCAAAACCTGGGATGAAAGACGCCATGGAAGTTATTGAGGCAGTAGTGAGGGCTGCAGGATGCGAACGGGCGGaacaagaggagagagagaaagaagaaattGAAAGAAGGGAAAAAGAGAAGCAGGAAAAACCAGAGACATGTATCGTGGGTCCTGTAGTAACAGTATCAGAAAAACAGACTGAGATCATTTCTGTGAAAAGAATCAGGCGCAAACCAGTCCATCAAAACTCAAAACTGTCTTTCTGTCCGTATGTACGGATTAACAACTCCAGAGACTTTTCCTCTTGGTGTGCCATAGTCAACAAGCCTGAGGACGCAGTAATATTTCAGAGACGTAGAAAAAAAGGCATACTCAGAATGAGGAATCCTTTTACAGTTGCAAAGGTAGTGCCGCACACTGTTGCCATGCTACAGGGACCCTTGGTAAACAGAGTTCTAACTGACAGGTGTCTTGCATGTTGCCTGTGCGGAAAGCCAGCAAATTACAGAGACCTGGGTGATTTGTGCGGACCTTACTACACAGAGGATGGCGTACCACGGAAAATTTTGACGGTCCCGCAAACGGAATCCCTCAGGGAAGAGTCACAGAAAACCAATGACAACAAAAGTAGCAGCAGTGAAGAACCAAGCAACTCGTCAAAGAACGAGGGCGAGGGCAGCACAGAAAAGGAGGGCAACACAGAGGCATCCACTCAAGAGGGCAGTAGTAGCAGGCACCATCATTGCCGCTACCGGCGGGCGGAAAGAACAGAGAGAATAGGTCAGGAGGGCGGTCCACGAAGGTTAACTCTCCGAGAGAGgttcaagaggatgaagcagctCCAGGCCATCAGCTCAGGGGCCTCAAGTGACCAAGAGGGGGGTGACAGCATGTTCCAAAGGCTACAGTGGGAGGCAGAGGCTAAGGAGCACTGGGCCCATGAAAACTGTGCCATCTGGACCAAGGGGGTAATTATGGTAGCTGGGAGGCTATACGGACTGAGGGAGGCTGCCAACAACTCAGCCCAAACG AACTGCTACAAGTGCCAGATTGTGGGGGCGTCCCTCAGCTGCTGTTGGAGAGGCTGCTCTCATAAATACCACTATGTCTGCGCCAAAGAGATAG GCTGCACATTCCACGAGGATGACTTCTCCATCAAATGTCCTAAACACGAG GACCTGTAA